One Ooceraea biroi isolate clonal line C1 chromosome 6, Obir_v5.4, whole genome shotgun sequence genomic window carries:
- the LOC105281643 gene encoding uncharacterized protein LOC105281643 isoform X2, with product MGPWAFGVPLILSSTVGLFLNGCVLLVVLGLGKQTQQQQTANTLLLIHLGAVEAAVCLILLIFTTSSWPVAGTWCVLHGFLLALLHPVALWTVTGLNCDRYYAIAAPLHYAALVSPRRVAVGLAASWTGALLLCLPPFSGLVPPYRYSPGLGCCAPDFGNDTWGSAAALYGAVYAILGLGLPAVLVTVCNLRVLGIARYHRHRIASAIYEVTLSAQVTITHQRNPFFVPTVTAPSAGGPPRFRSAASTVMQLVGSLYVLYFPYCGLILWEACSAGNQHRLHAHPRVASVASLLLAFSPPINGLLYGLKSQTLRRSVQNYWRKKATKSELQQEIQARTPSVAGSRRPSGSGNVSFFPFPPLQRRLSEALLALGSCRAGSSFESNNLGFQRGRLQPAASCNTLRVPTTESERRWRHCSTGSESSTGSSDASVWTTGVTPKYAKGNAKSNSADGSSSRRYAHGKNLEEGALSTAVRPSNNSESSDTTDTTTATTTTTTLLKSLTIENSGQKDKVNGSMKKRELSESESSWSSVEEIETKAMTERNDEDDSLERSKEEPQARLPRRKSKGGGHESEIAEDHEEAAQLRPLLTPSS from the exons atgGGCCCTTGGGCCTTCGGCGTGCCTCTCATCCTCTCTTCAACTGTGGGTCTCTTCTTGAATGGCTGCGTTCTCCTCGTTGTGCTAGGCCTTGGTAAACAG ACGCAGCAACAGCAGACGGCGAACACTTTGTTGCTGATCCATTTGGGCGCCGTGGAAGCGGCGGTGTGCCTGATACTGCTGATCTTCACCACGAGCTCGTGGCCGGTCGCCGGCACTTGGTGCGTTCTTCACGGATTCCTGCTGGCGCTCTTACATCCGGTCGCCCTCTGGACCGTCACCGGATTAAACTGCGACAG GTATTACGCAATTGCTGCACCTCTGCATTACGCCGCTTTGGTCTCGCCGCGTCGGGTCGCCGTTGGATTGGCTGCTTCTTGGACGGGTGCACTACTCCTGTGTCTGCCGCCCTTCTCTGGTCTAGTACCGCCTTACAG GTACAGTCCAGGGTTGGGTTGCTGCGCCCCGGATTTCGGGAACGACACCTGGGGATCCGCCGCGGCGCTCTACGGCGCCGTCTACGCCATCCTGGGTCTTGGACTGCCGGCCGTCCTCGTGACGGTCTGCAATTTACGCGTGCTAGGCATCGCACGATACCATCGGCATCGTATTGCCAGTGCGATCTACGAAGTCACCCTGAGCGCCCAGGTGACCATAACTCATCAGCGAAACCCATTCTTCGTGCCAACCGTCACCGCACCTTCCGCCGGTGGACCGCCACGTTTTCGCAGTGCCGCTAGCACG GTGATGCAGCTGGTCGGTTCTCTCTACGTGCTCTACTTTCCATACTGCGGACTCATCCTCTGGGAGGCCTGCAGCGCTGGTAATCAGCACCGTCTTCACGCACATCCCAGAGTCGCCTCTGTGGCGTCTCTCCTCCTCGCGTTCTCGCCACCCATCAACGGCCTCCTCTACGGTTTGAAATCACAGACCCTGCGACGATCCGTGCAGAACTACTGGCGGAAAAAGGCGACCAAGTCGGAGCTGCAACAG GAGATACAGGCGAGAACGCCAAGCGTTGCGGGCTCGAGACGGCCTTCCGGCAGCGGGAACGTTTCCTTCTTCCCTTTCCCGCCCTTACAGCGGAGGCTCAGCGAGGCGTTGCTGGCCCTCGGCTCGTGCAGAGCCGGGAGTAGTTTCGAAAGCAATAATCTCGGATTCCAGCGCGGCAGATTGCAACCCGCCGCCTCGTGCAACACTCTCCGAGTGCCGACCACCGAATCAG AACGCCGATGGCGGCACTGCAGCACCGGAAGCGAGAGCAGCACGGGGAGCAGCGATGCGAGCGTGTGGACCACTGGTGTAACCCCCAAGTACGCCAAGGGTAACGCGAAGAGTAACTCGGCGGACGGTTCCTCGTCACGGCGATACGCGCACGGCAAGAATTTAGAAGAAGGCGCGCTATCGACTGCGGTCAGGCCGAGCAACAACAGCGAAAGTAGCGATACCACGGACACAACTACCGCCACGACAACGACCACCACGCTGCTTAAGTCTCTTACCATA GAAAATAGCGGGCAGAAGGACAAGGTGAACGGTAGCATGAAGAAGAGAGAATTAAGCGAAAGCGAGAGCAGTTGGAGCAGCGTCGAGGAGATAGAGACCAAGGCGATGACCGAGAggaacgacgaggacgacagTCTCGAGAGGTCGAAGGAGGAGCCGCAGGCGAGGCTTCCGCGGCGAAAATCGAAGGGCGGCGGCCACGAGTCCGAGATTGCAGAGGACCATGAGGAAGCCGCGCAACTCAGGCCTCTTCTGACTCCCTCCTCTTAA
- the LOC105281643 gene encoding uncharacterized protein LOC105281643 isoform X1 encodes MGPWAFGVPLILSSTVGLFLNGCVLLVVLGLGKQTQQQQTANTLLLIHLGAVEAAVCLILLIFTTSSWPVAGTWCVLHGFLLALLHPVALWTVTGLNCDRYYAIAAPLHYAALVSPRRVAVGLAASWTGALLLCLPPFSGLVPPYRYSPGLGCCAPDFGNDTWGSAAALYGAVYAILGLGLPAVLVTVCNLRVLGIARYHRHRIASAIYEVTLSAQVTITHQRNPFFVPTVTAPSAGGPPRFRSAASTVMQLVGSLYVLYFPYCGLILWEACSAGNQHRLHAHPRVASVASLLLAFSPPINGLLYGLKSQTLRRSVQNYWRKKATKSELQQEIQARTPSVAGSRRPSGSGNVSFFPFPPLQRRLSEALLALGSCRAGSSFESNNLGFQRGRLQPAASCNTLRVPTTESGEPSKLVRASASAVSLMGPHYRSDFIGADLGAGCSIAMCETPRRSPRILITRAYSEESQDGDSPLLRKTFNTNTNPPPCEKRRWRHCSTGSESSTGSSDASVWTTGVTPKYAKGNAKSNSADGSSSRRYAHGKNLEEGALSTAVRPSNNSESSDTTDTTTATTTTTTLLKSLTIENSGQKDKVNGSMKKRELSESESSWSSVEEIETKAMTERNDEDDSLERSKEEPQARLPRRKSKGGGHESEIAEDHEEAAQLRPLLTPSS; translated from the exons atgGGCCCTTGGGCCTTCGGCGTGCCTCTCATCCTCTCTTCAACTGTGGGTCTCTTCTTGAATGGCTGCGTTCTCCTCGTTGTGCTAGGCCTTGGTAAACAG ACGCAGCAACAGCAGACGGCGAACACTTTGTTGCTGATCCATTTGGGCGCCGTGGAAGCGGCGGTGTGCCTGATACTGCTGATCTTCACCACGAGCTCGTGGCCGGTCGCCGGCACTTGGTGCGTTCTTCACGGATTCCTGCTGGCGCTCTTACATCCGGTCGCCCTCTGGACCGTCACCGGATTAAACTGCGACAG GTATTACGCAATTGCTGCACCTCTGCATTACGCCGCTTTGGTCTCGCCGCGTCGGGTCGCCGTTGGATTGGCTGCTTCTTGGACGGGTGCACTACTCCTGTGTCTGCCGCCCTTCTCTGGTCTAGTACCGCCTTACAG GTACAGTCCAGGGTTGGGTTGCTGCGCCCCGGATTTCGGGAACGACACCTGGGGATCCGCCGCGGCGCTCTACGGCGCCGTCTACGCCATCCTGGGTCTTGGACTGCCGGCCGTCCTCGTGACGGTCTGCAATTTACGCGTGCTAGGCATCGCACGATACCATCGGCATCGTATTGCCAGTGCGATCTACGAAGTCACCCTGAGCGCCCAGGTGACCATAACTCATCAGCGAAACCCATTCTTCGTGCCAACCGTCACCGCACCTTCCGCCGGTGGACCGCCACGTTTTCGCAGTGCCGCTAGCACG GTGATGCAGCTGGTCGGTTCTCTCTACGTGCTCTACTTTCCATACTGCGGACTCATCCTCTGGGAGGCCTGCAGCGCTGGTAATCAGCACCGTCTTCACGCACATCCCAGAGTCGCCTCTGTGGCGTCTCTCCTCCTCGCGTTCTCGCCACCCATCAACGGCCTCCTCTACGGTTTGAAATCACAGACCCTGCGACGATCCGTGCAGAACTACTGGCGGAAAAAGGCGACCAAGTCGGAGCTGCAACAG GAGATACAGGCGAGAACGCCAAGCGTTGCGGGCTCGAGACGGCCTTCCGGCAGCGGGAACGTTTCCTTCTTCCCTTTCCCGCCCTTACAGCGGAGGCTCAGCGAGGCGTTGCTGGCCCTCGGCTCGTGCAGAGCCGGGAGTAGTTTCGAAAGCAATAATCTCGGATTCCAGCGCGGCAGATTGCAACCCGCCGCCTCGTGCAACACTCTCCGAGTGCCGACCACCGAATCAG GTGAGCCGAGCAAATTGGTGAGGGCGAGTGCGAGCGCCGTCAGTCTGATGGGCCCTCATTATCGGAGTGACTTTATCGGGGCGGATTTGGGCGCGGGATGCTCCATAGCTATGTGCGAGACCCCGAGGAGAAGCCCGAGGATCCTCATAACGCGCGCGTACAGCGAGGAGAGCCAGGATGGGGACAGCCCGCTTCTCAGGAAGACCTTCAATACCAATACTAACCCTCCGCCGTGTGAAA AACGCCGATGGCGGCACTGCAGCACCGGAAGCGAGAGCAGCACGGGGAGCAGCGATGCGAGCGTGTGGACCACTGGTGTAACCCCCAAGTACGCCAAGGGTAACGCGAAGAGTAACTCGGCGGACGGTTCCTCGTCACGGCGATACGCGCACGGCAAGAATTTAGAAGAAGGCGCGCTATCGACTGCGGTCAGGCCGAGCAACAACAGCGAAAGTAGCGATACCACGGACACAACTACCGCCACGACAACGACCACCACGCTGCTTAAGTCTCTTACCATA GAAAATAGCGGGCAGAAGGACAAGGTGAACGGTAGCATGAAGAAGAGAGAATTAAGCGAAAGCGAGAGCAGTTGGAGCAGCGTCGAGGAGATAGAGACCAAGGCGATGACCGAGAggaacgacgaggacgacagTCTCGAGAGGTCGAAGGAGGAGCCGCAGGCGAGGCTTCCGCGGCGAAAATCGAAGGGCGGCGGCCACGAGTCCGAGATTGCAGAGGACCATGAGGAAGCCGCGCAACTCAGGCCTCTTCTGACTCCCTCCTCTTAA